A single region of the Pontibacter kalidii genome encodes:
- a CDS encoding TrkH family potassium uptake protein, with the protein MRWTTYTLTILAIGLLILAHGVVEDQAQLSLFFRAIDGILATFVVLYLLRILYTFERKKFLRRTWFEGILMGIVFLNELFTYGFGIPLIYTAFEGMDIPLSVEWYRVSISMYMLVFLTVELLETRVHLKTLQLKPSLTFLLSFILLILLGTGLLMLPKMTTTPDGLRFIDALFMATSASCVTGLAVVDPGSYFTFTGQVVLLLLIQMGGLGILTFATFFASLMRQGVGVKQHVAMHELLESESLFSAKGLMRKLIYLTVTIEGIGAVMIFMTWGSEVEFTSLGSKIFFSVFHAVSAFCNAGFSLYPQGLYTEPVRFSYIMHLVVALLIIFGGLGFPAIIDMFSPASMRARMAAPWKNWKMLTRVIIYTTSALLALGTVGFFLLEYFNTLSQMTFAEALITAFFQSVTTRTAGFNSVDISALTVPTLMMFIVLMFIGASPGSTGGGIKTTTFAVILFAVAATVRNKRNLEMGRRTIPHSVAYKAFTVFTFAAIFNIFFIFILTISDAQFDIINLAFEQVSAFATVGLSTGITAGLSDVGKCVIISSMYIGRVGSLTLALALSTRVDTSAYKYPSSHLPVG; encoded by the coding sequence ATGCGCTGGACAACGTACACCCTGACCATCCTGGCCATCGGGTTGCTTATTCTGGCCCACGGCGTGGTGGAGGACCAGGCACAGCTCAGCCTATTTTTCCGCGCCATCGATGGCATCCTGGCTACCTTTGTCGTCCTCTACCTGCTGCGCATACTTTATACCTTCGAGCGGAAAAAATTTCTCAGGCGCACCTGGTTCGAGGGGATATTGATGGGGATCGTGTTCCTGAACGAGCTCTTTACCTATGGTTTCGGAATCCCGCTGATCTATACCGCTTTTGAGGGGATGGACATCCCGCTGTCGGTGGAGTGGTACCGCGTGAGCATCTCCATGTACATGCTGGTATTCCTGACGGTGGAGCTGCTGGAGACGAGGGTGCACCTGAAAACCCTGCAACTCAAGCCATCGCTCACCTTCCTGCTCAGCTTCATCCTGCTTATCCTGCTGGGCACCGGGCTGCTGATGCTGCCCAAGATGACCACCACGCCGGACGGGCTGCGCTTTATCGACGCCCTGTTCATGGCCACCAGCGCCTCCTGCGTTACCGGCCTTGCTGTGGTGGACCCCGGCTCCTACTTTACCTTTACCGGGCAGGTGGTGCTGCTGCTGCTCATACAGATGGGCGGCCTCGGCATACTTACCTTCGCCACGTTCTTTGCCTCCCTCATGCGGCAGGGCGTCGGCGTGAAGCAGCACGTGGCCATGCATGAGTTACTGGAGAGTGAGTCCCTGTTCTCAGCCAAGGGACTGATGCGGAAGCTGATTTACCTGACCGTAACGATAGAGGGTATAGGCGCTGTGATGATCTTTATGACGTGGGGGAGCGAGGTGGAGTTCACCAGCCTTGGCAGCAAGATCTTCTTCTCAGTTTTCCATGCGGTTTCAGCCTTCTGTAACGCAGGTTTCTCGCTCTACCCCCAGGGGCTTTACACGGAGCCGGTGCGGTTCTCTTACATCATGCACCTGGTGGTGGCCTTGCTCATCATCTTTGGAGGCCTTGGTTTCCCGGCTATCATCGATATGTTTTCTCCTGCGTCCATGCGTGCCCGGATGGCTGCGCCCTGGAAAAACTGGAAAATGTTGACCCGCGTGATCATTTATACTACGTCTGCCTTGCTGGCGCTGGGCACAGTTGGCTTTTTCCTGCTGGAGTACTTTAACACGCTCTCGCAAATGACCTTTGCCGAAGCGCTGATCACCGCCTTCTTTCAGTCGGTGACTACCCGTACTGCTGGCTTCAATAGCGTAGATATCTCGGCGCTTACAGTGCCTACGCTCATGATGTTTATTGTGCTGATGTTTATCGGCGCCTCGCCGGGCTCTACAGGCGGCGGTATCAAAACCACCACCTTTGCGGTGATCTTGTTTGCGGTGGCGGCCACTGTGCGCAACAAGCGCAACTTGGAGATGGGGCGCCGCACCATCCCGCACTCGGTGGCCTACAAGGCCTTTACGGTATTTACGTTTGCAGCTATCTTCAACATCTTCTTCATCTTTATACTTACCATTTCTGACGCCCAGTTCGATATTATTAACCTGGCTTTTGAGCAGGTGTCGGCATTCGCCACGGTGGGGCTGAGCACAGGCATCACGGCAGGCCTGTCGGATGTGGGCAAGTGCGTGATCATCAGTTCCATGTACATCGGAAGAGTGGGCTCGCTTACACTGGCGCTGGCGCTCAGCACGCGTGTCGACACATCCGCCTACAAGTACCCCAGCTCCCATTTGCCGGTGGGATAG
- the hemE gene encoding uroporphyrinogen decarboxylase codes for MQLKNDLLLRAARGEAVERTPVWLMRQAGRILPEYRAVRESLSGFKELVETPELAAEVTIQPVDILDVDAAIIFSDILVVPEAMGCTYEMIEKRGPIFPNTVRTEQDMRKLRVADPHEHLHYVLDAIKVTKRALNGRVPLIGFAGAPWTILAYMVEGSGSKTFSHARGMLYTNPKLAHELLRMITDTTIAYLKAQVEAGANLIQIFDSWAGILSPAHYRQFALPYITEICNAIRNVPVTVFAKGAFFALEDFSKLNCETIGLDWNMEIGKARQQVGPNKTLQGNMDPCLLYSSFDTIQEETIKMLKEFGPQRHIANLGHGVYPDTDPEKVKCFVQTVKEFSPIIES; via the coding sequence ATGCAACTGAAGAACGATCTGCTTTTGAGAGCTGCCCGTGGTGAGGCCGTGGAGCGCACCCCAGTTTGGCTGATGCGCCAGGCTGGCCGTATTTTACCTGAGTACCGTGCCGTACGTGAGAGCCTGAGCGGCTTTAAGGAACTGGTGGAAACGCCCGAACTGGCCGCCGAGGTAACTATACAACCCGTTGATATTCTGGACGTAGACGCCGCCATCATTTTCTCGGATATACTTGTTGTGCCGGAAGCAATGGGCTGCACCTATGAGATGATTGAAAAGCGCGGGCCGATCTTCCCCAATACGGTTCGTACCGAACAAGACATGCGGAAACTGCGCGTGGCCGACCCGCACGAGCACCTGCACTATGTGCTGGACGCCATCAAGGTAACCAAAAGAGCCCTGAACGGCCGTGTGCCGCTCATCGGTTTTGCTGGCGCCCCCTGGACGATCTTGGCCTACATGGTGGAAGGCAGCGGCTCCAAGACGTTCTCCCACGCGCGCGGCATGCTGTACACCAACCCTAAGCTGGCGCACGAGTTGCTCCGCATGATCACCGACACGACTATCGCCTACCTGAAGGCGCAGGTAGAGGCAGGTGCCAACCTTATCCAGATCTTCGACTCCTGGGCAGGCATCCTTTCGCCGGCGCACTACCGCCAGTTCGCCTTGCCATACATCACCGAGATCTGCAACGCCATCCGCAACGTGCCGGTAACGGTGTTCGCCAAGGGGGCTTTCTTTGCGCTGGAGGATTTCAGCAAGCTAAACTGCGAAACCATAGGCCTGGACTGGAACATGGAAATCGGCAAGGCCCGCCAGCAGGTGGGGCCGAACAAAACCCTGCAGGGCAACATGGATCCGTGCCTGCTCTACAGCTCTTTCGACACGATACAGGAAGAGACTATTAAGATGCTGAAGGAGTTCGGGCCGCAGCGCCACATCGCCAACCTGGGCCACGGCGTGTACCCTGACACAGACCCTGAGAAAGTGAAATGCTTTGTGCAGACGGTAAAGGAGTTTAGCCCGATTATAGAGAGTTAG
- a CDS encoding MarC family protein translates to MEAVLATFTALFTVVNPFGAMPVFITLTQDDTAGNRNQQALRACIYMALILSVFFLAGQYVLNFFGIGLADIRIAGGLMIMRAGFGLLTSKAHRGKKVSKGVLQEGLEKDDISFTPLAMPMLSGPGAIAVSIGMFTSALSYTDISLILAAITLVAVATFIILVFAHQLVGYLGKAGLSALSRIMGFIVLSIGVNFVSTGIQTLFFGGR, encoded by the coding sequence ATGGAAGCAGTACTGGCCACTTTTACCGCCCTTTTCACGGTCGTAAACCCATTCGGGGCAATGCCTGTCTTTATCACCCTCACACAGGACGACACGGCCGGCAACCGCAACCAGCAGGCACTGCGCGCCTGCATCTACATGGCGCTCATCCTTTCGGTCTTCTTTCTGGCAGGGCAGTATGTGCTTAATTTCTTCGGCATCGGGCTTGCGGACATCCGGATAGCGGGCGGACTTATGATTATGCGGGCGGGGTTTGGTTTGCTTACCAGTAAGGCGCATCGTGGCAAAAAAGTATCGAAGGGCGTGCTGCAGGAGGGGCTGGAGAAAGACGACATCTCTTTTACTCCGCTGGCCATGCCCATGCTCTCCGGTCCGGGCGCCATTGCCGTGAGCATCGGCATGTTCACCTCCGCCCTCTCCTACACCGACATCAGCCTTATACTTGCCGCTATTACGCTGGTAGCCGTAGCTACTTTTATCATACTTGTCTTTGCCCACCAGCTGGTAGGTTACCTGGGCAAGGCCGGGCTATCGGCACTGTCGCGAATTATGGGCTTTATCGTGCTCTCCATCGGGGTAAACTTTGTGAGCACCGGCATACAGACGCTGTTTTTCGGAGGCCGGTAA
- a CDS encoding NYN domain-containing protein: MKNLSKNNKIDKMAMLIDGDNAQPSLIAKLLAEAGKYGAPTIRRIYGDWTTPQMNGWKECLNNHAIQPIQQFRYTVGKNATDSALIIDAMDLLHSGLVDGFCIVSSDSDYTRLATRIREEGIFVMGIGQRKTPKPFVNACNVFIFTENLIDNIEEKVDQAEKVSDSTGNQQRPNPVPLLKEAFGMSADEDGWAHLGMMGTNLRQLDPSFDPRTFGYGQLLQLIDAYKDIFTIRKEDDKGRSAVYVKRKESRRRPARKKAAEAAPATK, encoded by the coding sequence ATGAAAAATTTATCAAAAAACAATAAGATTGACAAAATGGCGATGCTGATTGACGGCGACAACGCCCAGCCCAGCCTGATAGCCAAGCTGCTGGCCGAAGCTGGCAAGTATGGCGCCCCCACCATCCGGCGAATTTACGGCGATTGGACCACCCCCCAGATGAACGGGTGGAAAGAGTGCCTGAACAACCACGCCATACAGCCCATACAGCAGTTCCGCTACACCGTTGGGAAGAACGCCACTGACAGCGCCCTCATCATCGACGCCATGGACCTGCTCCACTCGGGCCTGGTGGACGGCTTCTGCATCGTCTCCTCCGACAGCGATTACACCCGCCTGGCCACCCGCATCCGCGAGGAGGGCATTTTTGTGATGGGCATTGGCCAGCGCAAAACCCCGAAGCCCTTTGTAAACGCCTGCAACGTGTTCATCTTCACCGAGAACCTGATAGATAACATTGAGGAGAAAGTTGATCAGGCTGAGAAGGTTAGCGACAGCACCGGAAACCAGCAACGCCCCAACCCGGTGCCGCTTCTAAAGGAGGCCTTCGGAATGTCGGCAGACGAGGATGGCTGGGCGCACCTGGGCATGATGGGCACCAACCTGCGCCAGCTCGACCCCAGTTTTGACCCGCGTACCTTCGGCTACGGCCAGCTGTTGCAATTGATAGACGCTTACAAGGACATCTTCACCATCCGGAAAGAGGATGACAAAGGTCGCTCCGCTGTGTATGTGAAGCGAAAGGAAAGCCGTCGGCGCCCTGCCCGCAAAAAAGCCGCCGAGGCAGCCCCTGCCACAAAATAA
- a CDS encoding DUF1028 domain-containing protein: MKKYKTTLLAMGVTLLASLGTAKAQVFKAEEPLAHTYSIVARDPKTGEMAVGVQSHWFSVGTAVPWVEAGVGVVATQSFTNKSFGPRGLALLREGKTPEEALAILLADDEAREVRQVAILDAKGNVATHTGKQCIRYAGHISGKNFSVQANMMLTDKVWPAMAKAFERSEGQPLAERVLLAMQAAEREGGDIRGKQSAALVVKGQKSDQPWDDKTIDLRVDDHAAPLEELERLLKVYRAYEYMNAGDLAIEKGQMQKAMEAYGKAQAMFPDNLEMKYWHAIGLANNGQIEEAAKILREVYKKDPNWRELTTRLPEVGLLDVSRAQMEKLLK, encoded by the coding sequence ATGAAAAAGTATAAAACCACACTTTTAGCGATGGGCGTAACATTGTTAGCCTCGCTGGGCACAGCGAAGGCGCAGGTTTTTAAGGCCGAGGAGCCACTGGCGCACACGTACTCTATCGTAGCCCGCGATCCGAAGACCGGTGAGATGGCCGTGGGCGTGCAGAGCCACTGGTTCTCGGTGGGCACGGCGGTACCCTGGGTGGAGGCAGGCGTGGGCGTGGTGGCCACGCAGTCGTTCACAAACAAGTCGTTTGGCCCCCGGGGCCTGGCGCTTCTGCGGGAAGGAAAAACCCCGGAGGAGGCGCTGGCTATACTGCTGGCCGACGACGAGGCCCGCGAGGTGCGGCAGGTAGCTATACTTGATGCCAAAGGAAATGTGGCCACGCATACGGGCAAGCAGTGCATCCGCTATGCCGGGCATATCTCCGGGAAAAACTTCTCGGTACAGGCCAACATGATGCTCACCGACAAAGTATGGCCGGCCATGGCCAAGGCCTTTGAGCGAAGCGAGGGGCAGCCGCTGGCCGAGCGGGTACTGCTGGCCATGCAGGCAGCTGAGCGCGAGGGCGGCGATATACGCGGCAAGCAGTCGGCGGCGCTGGTGGTGAAGGGGCAGAAGAGCGACCAACCCTGGGACGACAAGACCATTGACCTGCGCGTGGACGACCATGCCGCACCGCTGGAGGAACTGGAGCGCCTGCTGAAAGTATACCGTGCCTACGAATACATGAACGCCGGCGACCTGGCTATCGAGAAAGGGCAGATGCAAAAGGCCATGGAGGCGTATGGCAAGGCGCAGGCCATGTTCCCCGACAACCTGGAGATGAAATACTGGCACGCGATAGGCCTGGCCAACAACGGTCAGATAGAAGAGGCTGCCAAAATTCTCCGGGAAGTATACAAGAAGGACCCGAACTGGCGCGAACTCACCACCCGCCTGCCGGAAGTCGGGCTGCTGGATGTAAGCCGGGCACAGATGGAGAAGCTGCTGAAGTAA
- a CDS encoding M20/M25/M40 family metallo-hydrolase, producing MLNKKNLRCLLAAAAATALTLPAMAQQNYTQDSVTIKKIYDNALTSYESYENLRFLTKNIGARLSGSPQAAAAVEWSRQVMEKMDLDTVYLQEVMVPHWVRGDKEIGRVVNSKQVGSVDMNILALGGSVGTGKQGLSAEVVEVKSFEELEKLGKKKVKGKIVFFNRPFDNTHLHTGSAYGGAVDQRGGGPVAAAKLGAVGVLVRSMTNDIQDVPHTGSTRYQDGVEKVPAAAISTKHAEQLSSLLKDDPNLRFYMRMTSETLPDVLSYNVIGEIKGTEKPEEIILVGGHLDSWDVGEGAHDDGTGCMQSIEVLRLFNELGIKPKRTIRAVLFMNEENGLRGGVKYAEVAKAKGEKHIAAIESDAGGFTPRGFGLDGSKEQLQAVLAWKPLLEPYGLHDIAPGYGGADIGPLKGQGAVALIGFKPDSQRYFDYHHTEIDTFEQVNRREMQLGAASMASLAYLLSEYGLNGGTAKVQK from the coding sequence ATGTTGAACAAAAAGAACCTCCGCTGCCTGCTGGCGGCGGCTGCCGCCACGGCACTCACTCTGCCAGCCATGGCGCAACAGAATTATACGCAGGACTCTGTAACGATAAAGAAAATCTACGACAACGCCCTCACCAGCTATGAGAGCTACGAGAACCTGCGCTTCCTGACCAAGAACATCGGTGCCCGCCTGAGCGGCTCTCCCCAAGCCGCCGCCGCTGTGGAGTGGAGTCGCCAGGTGATGGAGAAGATGGACCTTGATACAGTATATCTGCAGGAGGTGATGGTGCCGCACTGGGTTCGGGGCGACAAAGAAATCGGGCGGGTGGTCAACTCCAAGCAGGTTGGCTCCGTGGACATGAATATCCTGGCACTGGGAGGCTCTGTGGGCACAGGCAAACAAGGCCTGAGCGCTGAGGTAGTGGAGGTGAAGAGCTTTGAGGAGCTGGAAAAGCTCGGTAAGAAGAAAGTGAAGGGCAAGATCGTGTTCTTCAACCGTCCTTTCGACAACACCCATTTACACACGGGCTCAGCCTACGGCGGTGCTGTAGACCAGCGCGGTGGCGGGCCTGTAGCAGCCGCAAAACTTGGTGCGGTGGGCGTGTTGGTTCGCTCCATGACGAATGATATCCAGGATGTGCCGCATACCGGCAGTACCCGCTACCAGGATGGTGTGGAGAAGGTTCCGGCGGCAGCCATCAGTACCAAGCACGCGGAGCAGTTGAGCAGTTTGCTGAAAGATGATCCGAACCTGAGGTTTTACATGCGCATGACTTCTGAGACGCTGCCGGATGTGCTGTCTTACAACGTGATCGGTGAGATAAAAGGCACAGAGAAGCCCGAAGAGATCATCCTGGTTGGCGGCCATCTGGATTCCTGGGACGTGGGTGAGGGTGCTCACGACGATGGCACAGGTTGTATGCAATCGATAGAGGTGCTTCGCCTGTTCAATGAGCTGGGCATCAAGCCGAAGCGCACCATTCGGGCGGTGCTGTTTATGAACGAGGAGAACGGCCTGCGCGGTGGAGTGAAGTATGCAGAGGTAGCCAAAGCGAAAGGAGAGAAGCACATTGCTGCCATTGAGTCGGATGCCGGGGGCTTTACACCGCGCGGATTCGGACTGGATGGCTCAAAAGAGCAACTACAGGCCGTGCTGGCCTGGAAGCCCCTGCTGGAGCCTTACGGCCTGCACGACATTGCCCCGGGCTACGGCGGCGCTGACATTGGGCCATTGAAAGGGCAGGGCGCTGTAGCTTTGATCGGTTTTAAGCCGGACTCACAGCGTTATTTTGATTACCACCACACCGAGATAGACACGTTTGAGCAGGTAAACCGCCGTGAGATGCAGTTGGGTGCCGCCTCCATGGCTTCGCTGGCATACCTGCTTTCGGAGTATGGCCTTAATGGTGGCACGGCCAAAGTTCAGAAGTAA
- a CDS encoding S-adenosylmethionine:tRNA ribosyltransferase-isomerase, with translation MTDPKKLAIKDFVYELPEERIAKFPLPERDQSKLLLYKKGHITDHTFTNLPQLLPPHTLLVFNDTRVVQARLLMQKETGGLVEIFCLEPVAPHREVQLAMQQTGGSTWKCLVGNNKRWKSGPVTLQFEGGMLRAEREAQQEGHFLIRFTWEPEELTFAEVLERCGRLPLPPYLNRDLTPDDHTRYQTIYANQKGAVAAPTAGLHFTDRVMEALKAQSIDTAYLTLHVGAGTFKPVKADTMEAHEMHAEQVYISRSILERLLKQQGEPVIPVGTTSMRSLESIYWLGAKVLQQPELPVQELQVSQWQAYESINPPSAEEALQALLQYMDHQHVNHLHASTQIIIAPGYTFRMCQGLVTNFHQPESTLLLLVSALIGENWRKVYQHALEHDYRFLSYGDSSLLLP, from the coding sequence ATGACTGACCCGAAGAAACTGGCGATAAAGGATTTTGTGTACGAGTTGCCCGAGGAGCGCATCGCCAAATTTCCGCTGCCGGAGCGCGACCAGTCTAAACTGCTGCTCTACAAGAAGGGCCATATCACAGATCATACATTCACTAACCTGCCGCAACTGCTGCCACCGCACACGCTGCTGGTGTTTAACGACACGAGGGTGGTACAGGCAAGGCTGCTGATGCAGAAAGAAACCGGGGGCCTGGTGGAAATCTTCTGCCTGGAGCCCGTGGCCCCGCACCGCGAGGTGCAGCTGGCCATGCAGCAAACCGGCGGCAGCACCTGGAAGTGCTTGGTGGGTAACAACAAGCGCTGGAAGAGCGGGCCTGTGACCTTACAGTTTGAGGGAGGCATGTTGCGAGCCGAGCGTGAGGCGCAGCAGGAAGGCCATTTTCTGATACGTTTCACGTGGGAACCTGAAGAACTCACCTTTGCCGAGGTGCTGGAGCGCTGCGGCCGTTTGCCGCTGCCCCCATACCTCAACCGCGACCTCACCCCCGATGACCATACCCGCTACCAGACCATCTACGCCAATCAAAAGGGGGCCGTGGCCGCCCCAACCGCCGGTCTGCACTTCACGGACCGCGTGATGGAAGCGCTGAAAGCACAAAGTATAGACACCGCTTACCTGACCCTGCATGTGGGAGCCGGCACCTTTAAGCCGGTAAAAGCAGACACTATGGAGGCGCACGAGATGCACGCCGAGCAGGTGTACATCAGCAGAAGTATACTTGAAAGGTTACTGAAGCAGCAGGGCGAGCCGGTGATACCTGTCGGCACTACCAGCATGCGCAGCCTGGAGAGCATCTACTGGCTGGGCGCCAAGGTGCTGCAGCAACCGGAGCTGCCGGTGCAGGAACTGCAGGTAAGCCAATGGCAGGCCTACGAAAGTATAAACCCGCCCTCAGCGGAGGAGGCACTGCAGGCCCTGCTGCAGTACATGGACCACCAACATGTAAACCACCTGCACGCCAGCACGCAGATCATTATTGCACCCGGCTATACTTTCAGGATGTGCCAGGGCTTGGTTACCAACTTCCACCAGCCGGAGAGTACTTTGCTGCTACTGGTTTCTGCCCTGATCGGCGAGAACTGGCGCAAAGTATACCAACACGCCCTGGAACACGACTACCGCTTCCTGAGCTACGGGGATAGCTCGCTGCTGCTGCCGTAG
- a CDS encoding DUF2721 domain-containing protein: MEITLTTPALLFPALSLLLLAFTNRFLGLASLIRSLKDRYATSRNQRVYGQIKNLRERLVLIRNMQAFGSLSMFGCVLCMFLLFADYREAGKYVFAFSLLMMLISLALAIREIQISVKALELELDDLQETAEK; encoded by the coding sequence ATGGAAATCACCCTGACCACGCCCGCCCTGCTGTTCCCGGCGCTCTCACTGCTGCTGCTGGCCTTTACCAACCGTTTCCTGGGGCTGGCCTCCCTTATCCGCAGCCTGAAAGACCGCTACGCCACCTCCCGCAACCAGCGGGTGTACGGCCAGATAAAGAACCTGCGCGAGCGCCTGGTCCTGATCCGGAACATGCAGGCTTTCGGTAGCCTGAGCATGTTTGGCTGCGTACTCTGCATGTTTCTGCTGTTTGCCGATTACAGGGAGGCTGGCAAGTATGTTTTTGCTTTTAGTTTGCTGATGATGCTGATCTCCCTGGCGCTGGCCATCCGCGAGATACAGATCTCGGTGAAGGCGCTGGAGCTGGAGCTGGACGACCTGCAGGAAACCGCGGAAAAGTAG